Sequence from the Fusobacterium sp. FSA-380-WT-3A genome:
TTATGATAACAAGAAATCAATAGCTACTTATACTTTATTTGATGAGAATGGAAAAATAAAAAGAGAGAGTAAAAGAGAGGATTTAGCTTGGAGTAGATTTCATGTTAATCATAATCTGATGAGTATGTATGAATCTTTTATGTTAGATGAAAAAAATAGGAAAGATTTTTTGGAATTTGCATTAGATATAGATAACTTATAAAGAATATTTTAGTATAATAAGATTTTTTAAAAAAGGATATTGTAAATTAAATACAATATCCTTTTTATATTTTTCTAAATATTAAAAGTTTTTATTTGTTAAATACAGGTTTAAATCTTTCAAAAATTTCATGGACAGAAACTATATCTTTTATTTTCCAAACATCTCTTCCAGCAAAGAACAATCCATTTTCTAAATCCCCTTTGTGTCCATCTATAAGTCTTTGGCTTACACAGAATTTTCTATTACAATGTTTTAAACAACTAGAACAAGTGCTAGGTGGTGTAGTTATTTCATTTAAAACTTTTTCAGAATAATTACTTTTAATAGCATTAGCAGGTAATCCTACAGAACTCATAATTTTTATAACATCACCTTTTTTTGTATTAACATACATTTGCTTGAAAGCCTCATCAACATCACATTCATGAGTAGCAACAAAACGAGTTCCCATTTGTACTCCTGTAGTTCCAAGAGATAACATTCTAGTAGCATCTTCTGGAGTAATTACTCCACCAGCTCCAAAAACAGGAAGAGAGACATTTTTAGTAATTTCTTCCATAATATCCCAAGAATCTAATTCTGTTCCAAGATGTCCTCCAGCATTTCCACCTTCAACAACAATAGCATCAGCCCCTAATTTTTCAGATATTTTTGCAAGTTTTAGAGATGAAACTATTGGAAATAATTTTATTCCTGTACCTTTAACCATAGAAAAAATATCTCTAGAGAATCCAGCACCACAAATTATAACATCAACCTTTTCTTCTATACAAACTTTTACACTTTCAGCAAAAGAAGATACAGCAAACATAATATTTACTCCAAGAGCTCCTTTTTTATTAGTTATTAAAGTTCTAGCTTTTCTTATTTCTTCTCTTAATTCTTCAAGAGGAAGAGCTGAACCAGCTATAACTCCTATTCCACCTTCATTTGCCACAGCTGAAGCAAGTTTTGACATAGAACATCTAATAGCCATTCCCCCTTGAATAATAGGGACTTCAATTTCTAAACCATTTATATTTATCATAATACAACCTCCATTAAAAATTACATATGTATTATAACATATCGTATGTTATTTTTAAAGAGAAAACATAAATCTAAAAATAAAATAACAATATAATTTTATTTTTTGTTTATAGATTAAAGAGTTTTTTTATAAAAAAAATACTAAAAAAATATATGAAAATAACTATACAAAAATATAAATTTAGATTAATAATGTTATAAAAATAAAAAAAGAGGATGTTATAAATACAACACCCTCTTTTTAAATTATTATAAATATGATTTTAAAATTTCTACTTTTCCAGATATAATTGTTTTTAAAGTAGCTGGAATAAAGTATGTATTGCCTTTTACAATCTTGTAAGAGATGTTATTACAAATAATTTCCCCTTCACCATCTAAGATAGAAAAAATTTTAAAGTTTTTATTAGTTTCATCTTCAAAAGTACCATCAACTAGATATTTATCAACATTAAAATATTGACCTCTTACTAATTCCTCTTTTATAGCTCCAACCAATTGTAGTTTTTGTCTAGATTCGTTAGTAGACATTTGAACATCACCTTCAAAGTCTATTACATCAAGAGCCTTATCAATATGAAGCTCTCTTAATTTTCCGTCTACTAATCTATCGAAATCATAAATTCTATAAGTTGTATCTGAGTTTTGTTGAACTTCACAAATTAAAATAGAACCTTCTAAAGTAGCATGAACAACTCCAGGAAGAAGATTTATAAAGTCTCCTTTTTTTACTTTTATAGTTTTAAAAAGTCCATCAAATTCTTTCTTATCAACTTTTTCTTTAAATATTTCTTTTGTAATTCCCTCTTTGATTCCTAAAATAAGAGTTGCATCAGAACTAGCTTCCATAACGTACCAACATTCACTTTTTCCAAATTCTCCTTCAACTCTTAAAGCATATTCATCACTAGGATGAACTTGAACTGAAAGTCTATCATTTATATCTAAATATTTAATAAGTAATGGGAATTTTCCTTGAAATCTTTCAACAATTTCTTTTCCAAGTATAGTTTCTTTATCACTTTCAATAACTTCAACAAGAGATTTTCCAGCAAATTCTCCATTTTCAATATAAGAAAGTCCACCTTTATGAGAACTTACTTCCCAAGATTCTCCATAAAGATTTTCATCAGGTAACTCCATATTTAAAACATCTTTAAATTTTCTTCCACCCCAGATTTTTTTTACTAAAGTTTTTTTAAATTTTAATGGATACATATTTTCCTCCTAAAAAAATTTTGTGTTCTTATAA
This genomic interval carries:
- a CDS encoding nitronate monooxygenase family protein; translation: MININGLEIEVPIIQGGMAIRCSMSKLASAVANEGGIGVIAGSALPLEELREEIRKARTLITNKKGALGVNIMFAVSSFAESVKVCIEEKVDVIICGAGFSRDIFSMVKGTGIKLFPIVSSLKLAKISEKLGADAIVVEGGNAGGHLGTELDSWDIMEEITKNVSLPVFGAGGVITPEDATRMLSLGTTGVQMGTRFVATHECDVDEAFKQMYVNTKKGDVIKIMSSVGLPANAIKSNYSEKVLNEITTPPSTCSSCLKHCNRKFCVSQRLIDGHKGDLENGLFFAGRDVWKIKDIVSVHEIFERFKPVFNK
- a CDS encoding type I phosphomannose isomerase catalytic subunit → MYPLKFKKTLVKKIWGGRKFKDVLNMELPDENLYGESWEVSSHKGGLSYIENGEFAGKSLVEVIESDKETILGKEIVERFQGKFPLLIKYLDINDRLSVQVHPSDEYALRVEGEFGKSECWYVMEASSDATLILGIKEGITKEIFKEKVDKKEFDGLFKTIKVKKGDFINLLPGVVHATLEGSILICEVQQNSDTTYRIYDFDRLVDGKLRELHIDKALDVIDFEGDVQMSTNESRQKLQLVGAIKEELVRGQYFNVDKYLVDGTFEDETNKNFKIFSILDGEGEIICNNISYKIVKGNTYFIPATLKTIISGKVEILKSYL